One Peptostreptococcus equinus genomic window carries:
- the dnaN gene encoding DNA polymerase III subunit beta codes for MNILCNQKKLANAISIAQKAINNRSNVEMFKGLLFSAKGNILTITGYDNEISIKTNIEAQVNTEGDFVVNSRLIGDIIRKLPDTFISIETDDDYNVFVNCANSRFKIKGIASEDFPRQSEISMENMISFDQTEMRNMIRQTVFATANEPINPTLAGELFEIRNNDINMVAVDGYRLAVRKSNIDNKQDSEINVIIPGTTLHHLTSLLTDEGEFYIGVDDKNIIFKLANTQIVARLIEGNFTKYENLLPKEYITKIKIDTRELQNSIERAALLFSGDRNNLIKISVTDKMMVITSNTENGNAYEEIEIEFEGENIEIAFNSRYLLEGIKNIDSERIYMEFGGSVNPCIIKPVDGVEYIYLLLPVRVNN; via the coding sequence ATGAATATTTTATGCAATCAAAAGAAATTAGCAAATGCTATTTCAATAGCTCAAAAAGCTATAAATAATAGATCTAATGTAGAAATGTTTAAGGGATTATTATTTTCTGCTAAAGGAAATATCCTAACTATCACTGGATATGATAATGAAATTTCTATAAAGACTAATATAGAGGCTCAAGTAAATACTGAAGGAGATTTTGTAGTTAATTCAAGACTAATAGGAGATATAATTAGAAAATTACCAGATACTTTTATATCAATAGAAACGGATGATGATTATAACGTATTTGTAAACTGTGCAAATTCAAGGTTTAAGATAAAGGGAATAGCATCAGAGGATTTCCCAAGACAGTCAGAAATATCAATGGAAAATATGATTTCTTTCGATCAGACTGAAATGAGAAATATGATTAGACAGACTGTATTTGCAACAGCAAATGAACCTATAAATCCAACTCTAGCTGGGGAATTATTTGAAATAAGAAACAATGACATTAACATGGTTGCTGTAGATGGTTATAGACTAGCTGTTAGAAAATCTAACATAGATAATAAGCAAGATAGCGAAATAAATGTAATAATACCTGGGACTACATTACATCATCTAACAAGTTTATTAACAGATGAAGGAGAGTTCTATATAGGTGTAGATGATAAAAATATTATATTTAAGCTTGCAAATACACAGATAGTTGCTAGATTGATAGAAGGTAACTTTACAAAGTATGAAAATCTATTGCCAAAAGAATACATAACAAAAATTAAGATAGATACTAGAGAACTTCAAAATTCAATAGAAAGAGCAGCTCTTTTATTCTCAGGAGATAGAAACAATTTAATTAAAATTTCTGTAACAGATAAAATGATGGTAATAACATCAAATACTGAAAATGGAAATGCTTATGAAGAAATAGAGATAGAATTTGAAGGTGAAAATATAGAAATAGCTTTTAACTCAAGATATTTACTAGAAGGTATCAAAAATATTGATAGTGAAAGAATATATATGGAATTTGGAGGATCTGTAAATCCTTGTATAATAAAACCAGTCGATGGTGTGGAGTATATTTATTTACTACTTCCAGTGAGAGTTAATAATTAA
- a CDS encoding RNA-binding S4 domain-containing protein: MKTIKIDSEFIKLDQFLKLANIAMSGGEAKVLVMSEEIKVNGEISTQRGKKLKSGDIVEFNNDKFLIK, encoded by the coding sequence ATGAAAACAATAAAGATAGATTCTGAATTTATTAAATTAGATCAGTTTTTAAAACTTGCAAATATTGCAATGTCTGGTGGAGAAGCTAAAGTATTAGTTATGAGCGAAGAAATAAAAGTAAACGGAGAAATATCAACTCAAAGAGGAAAAAAACTAAAGAGTGGAGACATAGTTGAATTCAATAATGATAAATTCCTAATAAAGTAG